From the Acinetobacter wanghuae genome, one window contains:
- a CDS encoding histidine phosphatase family protein: MALKLLPASMLKAIDLLPDPDIPVTLFTRHSIRENVAGQGLAGYDLQLTEQGRDLAQEWGAYLVGQTDRVIQQCISSPIQRCVDTAALMIEGADRIASQRHTHHIEIVEQGLLVEPGSFVLDIKQAGPYFAKQGALGFINSFVNNALPGMKHPINGVVDVLELIYNSYPKTHAGLSLAVSHDTILAAMIAVMSGHQTVSREDWPQMMEGLFVWFEGDEFLASELKWIWRGEVHSLNIANFKKSFA, encoded by the coding sequence GTGGCATTAAAACTGCTTCCTGCAAGTATGCTTAAAGCAATTGATCTGTTACCAGATCCAGATATTCCCGTGACCTTATTTACCCGACATTCCATTCGTGAAAATGTTGCGGGGCAGGGTTTGGCAGGCTATGACTTGCAGTTGACCGAGCAAGGCCGAGATTTAGCCCAAGAATGGGGCGCGTATTTGGTTGGTCAAACCGATCGTGTCATTCAACAATGCATTTCAAGTCCAATTCAGCGTTGTGTCGATACAGCCGCCCTGATGATTGAAGGTGCGGATCGGATCGCCTCACAGCGGCATACTCATCATATTGAAATTGTTGAACAAGGTTTATTGGTTGAGCCGGGAAGTTTTGTGCTTGATATTAAGCAGGCAGGTCCGTATTTTGCCAAACAAGGCGCGCTTGGTTTTATTAATAGCTTTGTGAACAATGCCTTGCCCGGCATGAAACACCCCATTAATGGTGTGGTCGATGTGCTTGAGCTCATTTATAACAGCTATCCTAAAACCCATGCAGGGCTAAGCCTTGCGGTCAGTCACGATACCATTTTGGCAGCCATGATTGCCGTGATGTCAGGGCATCAAACCGTGAGTCGTGAAGATTGGCCACAAATGATGGAAGGGCTGTTTGTGTGGTTTGAGGGTGATGAGTTCTTAGCATCTGAATTAAAATGGATTTGGCGTGGCGAAGTACACAGTCTAAATATTGCAAATTTTAAAAAGTCTTTCGCTTAA
- the rpsT gene encoding 30S ribosomal protein S20 encodes MANSAQAKKRARQNVKARKHNASLRSMVRTYLKRTVAAIAAGDYAVASEAYKTAVPVIDRMADKGIIHKNKAARHKSRLNAQVKALAN; translated from the coding sequence GTGGCAAACTCTGCTCAAGCTAAAAAACGTGCTCGTCAAAACGTTAAAGCACGCAAACACAACGCAAGCTTACGTTCTATGGTTCGTACGTATCTTAAACGTACAGTAGCTGCTATTGCTGCTGGCGATTATGCTGTTGCTTCAGAAGCTTACAAAACTGCGGTTCCAGTTATCGACCGTATGGCTGACAAAGGCATCATCCATAAGAACAAAGCTGCTCGTCATAAGAGCCGTTTGAACGCACAAGTTAAAGCATTAGCTAACTAA
- a CDS encoding Rossmann-fold NAD(P)-binding domain-containing protein has protein sequence MTKSIKSSIVIGATGLVGLALIRALENETSCENITAVVRTFSPVLQGYKKVQQLILADFLMLNDRDVANHSHAFSCLGTTLKKAGSKANFYDVDYFINAHFAELVQQTDAHYLLLSAMGANDHSAFFYNRVKGELESYVKSLDFNQLSLIQPSLLLGERAEQRFLEDHVQKLYQRLSHFVPNSFKYKPVTPEQVAHTMVAAALNQTAKFETYDNLAIQKIK, from the coding sequence ATGACTAAATCTATCAAAAGTTCAATTGTAATCGGAGCGACGGGATTAGTGGGTTTAGCGCTCATTCGTGCTCTTGAAAATGAAACATCTTGTGAAAATATCACTGCTGTGGTCAGAACCTTCTCACCTGTATTGCAGGGATACAAAAAAGTGCAGCAATTGATTTTAGCCGATTTTCTGATGCTCAATGATCGGGATGTGGCAAATCATAGTCATGCATTTAGCTGTTTAGGCACGACCTTGAAAAAAGCCGGCTCTAAAGCCAATTTTTATGATGTTGATTATTTCATCAATGCGCACTTTGCAGAATTGGTACAGCAAACAGATGCACATTATTTACTGCTTAGCGCCATGGGCGCGAATGATCACTCGGCATTTTTCTATAATCGGGTGAAAGGCGAGTTAGAAAGCTATGTGAAAAGTTTAGACTTCAATCAGCTTAGTTTAATTCAGCCTTCTTTGTTGCTCGGTGAACGAGCAGAGCAGCGTTTTCTAGAAGATCATGTGCAAAAGCTCTATCAGCGTCTTTCGCATTTTGTGCCGAATTCATTTAAGTATAAGCCAGTGACACCCGAGCAAGTGGCTCATACTATGGTCGCAGCAGCACTGAATCAAACAGCAAAATTTGAAACTTATGATAATTTAGCCATACAAAAAATCAAATGA
- the rraA gene encoding ribonuclease E activity regulator RraA produces MTTAAFVTCDLLDDNSDKALYVVTPCLDGKFFKSYGARKTFGGQIVTVKCFEDNSRVKELLATDGTGKVLVVDGGASMRCALMGDLIAESAVKNHWNGVIIYGCVRDVDAIAELDLGVHALAAIPQKSNRKGVGEVDIPLHFGGVTFKSGEYVYADNNGIILSAEKLVD; encoded by the coding sequence GTGACGACAGCAGCATTTGTGACATGTGATTTACTAGATGACAATTCAGATAAAGCCTTATACGTAGTCACACCATGTCTTGATGGCAAGTTTTTCAAGAGCTACGGCGCACGTAAAACCTTTGGTGGACAGATCGTGACCGTGAAATGCTTTGAAGATAATTCGCGTGTAAAAGAATTGTTGGCAACGGATGGTACAGGCAAAGTATTGGTGGTTGATGGTGGCGCGTCTATGCGCTGTGCGTTAATGGGAGACTTGATTGCCGAGTCTGCGGTAAAAAACCATTGGAACGGTGTGATTATCTATGGTTGCGTACGTGACGTGGATGCGATTGCTGAATTAGATTTAGGTGTACATGCCTTGGCTGCAATCCCACAAAAGAGCAATCGTAAAGGCGTAGGCGAAGTTGATATTCCGCTACATTTTGGTGGGGTAACTTTTAAGTCGGGTGAATATGTTTATGCAGATAACAATGGCATTATTCTATCTGCGGAAAAATTAGTAGATTAA
- a CDS encoding glutathione S-transferase N-terminal domain-containing protein, which yields MLTHQIKVVQALASALTEGGRGTTGTPFPKQPKQALKLYEYEGSPFCRRVREVLTLLNLDYEVYPCPRGGKRFRPIVKELGGKLQFPFLVDENTGDRLYESQDIIHHLFKHYGKTGTTPKKYAHYPKIPVLAVAGTVINGLRGGMANSGNQARTAPTQLLELWGFEASPYTRIVRGVLTELELPFIFHNVAKERWQDQGLAKLRLKPGKYVPLQGGKREQVLKVMGDNIQVPYLVDANTGTSLFESEDIVKYLKKQYGE from the coding sequence ATGTTGACCCATCAAATAAAAGTGGTACAAGCACTTGCCTCTGCACTCACGGAAGGTGGACGTGGTACCACAGGTACGCCATTCCCTAAACAGCCTAAACAAGCATTGAAGCTTTATGAGTACGAAGGCTCGCCATTTTGTCGCCGTGTGCGTGAAGTGCTCACGTTGCTCAACTTAGATTATGAGGTTTATCCTTGTCCTCGTGGGGGAAAACGATTCCGACCGATCGTGAAAGAACTGGGTGGGAAACTACAATTTCCGTTTTTAGTCGATGAAAATACAGGCGATCGACTTTATGAATCACAGGATATTATTCATCACTTGTTTAAGCATTATGGTAAGACAGGTACGACACCAAAAAAATATGCACATTATCCTAAAATTCCAGTTCTAGCTGTTGCAGGTACAGTCATCAACGGTTTACGCGGTGGTATGGCAAACTCAGGCAATCAAGCGCGTACAGCACCGACGCAGCTACTTGAATTGTGGGGCTTTGAAGCAAGTCCTTATACGCGAATTGTGCGTGGTGTGTTAACAGAGCTGGAATTGCCTTTTATTTTTCATAATGTCGCCAAAGAGCGCTGGCAAGATCAAGGTCTCGCAAAACTGCGATTAAAGCCCGGAAAATATGTACCACTGCAAGGTGGAAAGCGTGAACAAGTACTCAAAGTCATGGGTGATAATATTCAAGTGCCTTATTTGGTTGATGCCAATACAGGGACTTCATTATTTGAATCCGAGGATATTGTGAAATATCTCAAAAAACAGTATGGCGAATGA
- a CDS encoding response regulator transcription factor has translation MTAHDAVLPVPVLIIEDDHVIQTRLKLILTQLGYHPDTLVFASHVFEAKQILAQQQFSLALIDLGLPDGSGISIIEHIREQDHPTLILVISAWSTQDSLFTAIKAGATGYVLKERDDTEVTLAIRSILRGGAPIDPFIAQAILKQIAQDPEQVDVKAEKINPDQEVLTAREKEILTLVSQGLSNREIADQLFLSRYTVESHIKHLYRKLAVSKRTKAVSTARSLGIL, from the coding sequence ATGACGGCACATGATGCGGTATTGCCTGTACCTGTACTGATTATTGAAGATGATCATGTGATCCAAACACGGTTAAAACTCATTTTGACTCAGCTCGGTTATCACCCAGACACATTAGTGTTTGCAAGTCATGTCTTTGAGGCGAAGCAAATTCTAGCACAACAACAATTCTCTCTCGCGCTGATTGATCTGGGCTTACCTGATGGAAGTGGTATTTCAATTATTGAACATATCCGCGAGCAAGATCATCCGACTTTAATTTTGGTGATTTCCGCATGGAGTACGCAAGACAGCCTATTTACCGCTATTAAGGCAGGTGCGACGGGCTATGTGCTTAAAGAACGTGATGATACGGAAGTCACGCTCGCGATTCGCAGTATTCTACGTGGAGGCGCACCGATTGATCCTTTTATTGCACAAGCCATTTTAAAACAAATTGCGCAAGATCCAGAGCAAGTAGATGTTAAAGCAGAAAAAATCAATCCTGATCAGGAGGTCTTAACGGCACGAGAAAAAGAAATTTTGACCTTGGTCTCACAAGGTTTGAGTAATCGTGAGATTGCTGATCAACTGTTTCTGTCACGCTATACCGTTGAAAGTCATATTAAGCATCTTTATCGAAAACTTGC